The following is a genomic window from Episyrphus balteatus chromosome 1, idEpiBalt1.1, whole genome shotgun sequence.
ATTTTTGGATCGTATTTCGGCAAAAAGTAGTGATATAAGGAACGTTTTGCCAGTTCCACCTGGTGCATCCAAAAAAAAGAATCCTCCTTGGTcgtaaattgttttttgctCATCATTTAGTAAAGGAACATTGCGAGTAACAATTCCAGCCACTTCTACAGTATCATATTGTAGTTCACGATTCATATCTGTATTGATTAAATCAGACGCCCTTCGATTTGTTGAAATCATACCGAAATGAGTGATTGGTAAACTCGCAATTACAATGCAATGATCCTCGATAGCAATCAATGCTTCATTATACATTGTGTCACTGAATGATATCGTTAAATCGTTGCACCTTATACGATGTCGATATAATATATCATCAGTCATTGAATCTTTGTGGTTATCCCACAACATTTGTGCTCGGGCCGGGAAACATGTAGTCAGTACTATAGCAAATAGTAGACGAATTTGTTTTGCTGAGCAGTTTAATGCTGCTTCAGTTAGCATACTGACCCATTGATTGTCGTCTTCTAGCAAGCCTAGTGCAAGGCATACATCTTTATACGTTGGATACTGTTGTCCATTCCATCTTGAAATGACAACGGTCCGGTAACATTAACCAATAACATTCGCAGATAAAAGCACTCTGTGTGCCTTGGATTGACTGTATATACACGACCCAGAGTATTTGATTTGAATAAACCGGAGCATGCAGCAACTGGTGTGCCTTGCTTGCGGGGCATCCATTTTTTTGATTGAGCCCATGTAAAATAGCGTGGTACCTCTGAATAGAATTACCATAAAGATTGTATTTGGCTTACCTTTCACATTAATAAAACACTTATATTTACTAAACCGTTTTGCACagaatttgatttatttgacatgaaaataataaaatatttttcgacaaaaaaaaaaaaaaacaaataacttaaaaaaaattttgttcagaaaaataaaacactttatttttcgacaaaaaatcgcgattaaaaaacattggttgatcttagaatgttttaaatttgaaatttggtgTATTGGTTAAAAGTGAAtcataaaagaatttaaaaaaaaaatgttttctcataaataagacaaaaaaaaagtttatggtgGGCCAACCTTACCATTTAcgtgtatgaaaaatagatgttggccgattctcagacctacccgatatgtgtacaaaatttcatacaaatcggtccagccgtttcggaggagtttgaTAACTAACACTGCGACacgagatttttatatattagattATTACATAGGTACATAGGTATTCTGTTTATTTCcatttacattgttttttttgttgggttgTTCAATTACGGCATTTTATTTAGTTTCAATTTGGTttgcacattgttttttttatatacacatTATAGTGTTATCTCTTTCTCGCtcgtggtgttttttttagggattaaatttgttttggtaaATAGGTCAAATTATCGTGGTAATCAGTGTTCCCACTTTAGtacaattttaatacaaattttttttttgtgaatgatttaatttttttttaatactttttttactaCTATCGtggttttgtaaattttatgcacaattttgatttcttttcacaaatttagtaaattttatttattttaaataattttaatacggTTTTAGAAAAACTCATCgaggttaatatttttttttaatttgcaattacaaattttgttttgtagttgggaattgattaattttttttaatttgaaatttttggaaatagtTGCCAACGTGCAATTTTTggctttgtttaatttaattaagatTTAGAAATCGGGACAGTAGATCAAATGCGTAAAACGCTTAGGGCTGCTACAAAGTTAGGACGTAGGGATTCATTGGTTGTTCCTGCTTATCCCTTCAAATTTGAAGAGGATAAATTGGCAGTGGAAAAGAAATTAGAGGAGCTAGGGAAACTAATACTAAATGCTCCAAAATCAGAAAAATCGAAGGAATATTCGAAAATCTTAGTCAAAGTTGAGTGGGCACTGGCTAGATTAGATAGGTCAATCCCAAAAAATGAAACGGATGAGAAGAGCAAGCAggctcttaaaaataaattagttagTTGATTATGGCAGAATTGGAAGAAGACGAAGAGGATATTGATGATGAAGTAGGATATAAAAACGGACAGGGAAATAGTACAGGGTCGGATGTTGAAAAGCAGCGTTCAGCTGAACATCAAAATAGTGGGTCGGTGAATAATTCTGCCAGTACATCGACGGGCTTAGGAGTAGCAGACCCTAGGGAAGTTCGAAATAGGGACAGTTTTAGGTCAGAAAGCTCAATTTTGGAGCAGGTTGTTGTTCAACAACTAGTATAAAATTCACAGGTGAGCGATGCGGAGCCTCTGTAAACGCGTTTTTAGAACGGGTTAGTGAAAAATGCGAGTCGCGAGGGGTTCAGAAACCCAACTTTTTAGGTCCGCGGTTGATTTATTCGTAGGTAAAGCAATAATTTGGTTTAGGGCAGTTAGGGTTTCAATAAATTCGTGGCCAGAACTTGTCAGAGAGTTGAAACTGGAGTTCTTGCCACCGAATTATGATGATTCGTTATTGGAAGAGATTAGGCATCGCACGCAAGGCAACGATGAGTCCATCGGCGTTTATGTGGCGACGATGCAAAACTTATTTAGTAGACTTTCGGAAGAAATTTCAGAACGGAGGAAGTTGTCAATGATTCAAAGGAACTTGACACCTTTCTACCAGACTCAACTTGGTTTAGCAAGACCAAATTCCATAAAAGATTTGGTAACCTTAGGTAGAGATTTGGAGGCGGTTAGGGCGAACGTGGAATCTTATGTTTCACCCCCAAATAGTCGAAATAAGAATCTGCTAGAACCAGATCTAGCATACATAGGGGTGGGAGTAGGAAATCCAACAGTTTCGGTTGTTGAGGAAAACAACCAAATTGTTCGATTTGGTCAGGGACAAAATTCGAACCCGTTTCGATCCAGGAATAGAGATACAAATTTGAATACTATAAATAGGGtttcacaaaataataattcaggGCAAATCGTTAGGTGTTTCAATTGCAATGGAGAAGGCCATTATGCAAATAGGTGTTCCGCTGCTAGGCGTTGTTATGGATGTGGGAGAGTTGGAGTTACTAGGAGTAACTGTCAACAGTGTTCGGGAAACGGGGAACGAACTTTCGGGTCAGTAGGACGGAAGTCCTGTTAAAATCTGCTAGGTCGCCTACTGGTAACCAGTCGGCTATCGTTAATTTAGGTTTCACGCTAGAACAAAATGGTAGGGATCAACGACCACATCTTGGTGTTGAAATTTATGGTGTACAAATGTTAGGACTTTTGGATTCGGGTGCTTCACGCACAATAATAAGTAGATACGGATGGGAAATTTTGAAGGATTTGGGAATTCAGTTAGGAAAAACTGACTTAGGGAAAGTTATACTAGCGGATGGTGGAGGTATTGGAGTGGAAGGAAAAGTTTCACTCCCAattaaagttaaagaaaaagtaGTTTTATTAGAATGTTTGGTTATCCCATTACTACCCCATAAACTGATTTTAGGAGCAGACTTTTGGGCTTTATCGGGCATAGTTCCGGATTTGAAATCAGGGGAATGGACATTTTCGAACCAAAGTTCGTTGGCATCGTTGTGTACTGCGGAGCATTTAACGGAATTGAACGAGACACAAGGGGAAGAGTTGGATaggtttttagaaaaagtttttaatgaaaagcCAGGAGGGTTAGGGTGCACACAGATGGTGGAGCACAAAATTAGACCGAAAGCTGAACCAATAAAACAGAGGTATTACCCGGTATCACATGTGGTTCAGTCTTTCATTGATAAAGTGTTAGAGGAAATGTTAAGGGATGGGGTTATAGAAAAATCTGACAGTCCATGGGCTTCTCCCATTGTCATGATAAAGAAGAAAGATGGCTCGTATAGGTTTTGTGTAGATTATAGGAAGTTGAATGAGGTTACGGATACGGATGCATATCCACTTCCGTATACCATATACGGATATAACTTAGATAAGTTAAATAATGCTAGGTTTTTGAGTTCACTGGATATTAAATCAGCATATTGGCAAATTCCAGTTGAAAAGGAATCACGGAAATATACGGCTTTTCCGGTTCCAGGGAGgggtttatttcaattttgtaggATGCCATTTGGGTTGCATAATGCACCTGCAACTTGGCAAAGATTTATTGATACGGTTATAGGGCCAGAGTTAGAACCATATGTTTTTGTCTATCTCGATGATATCATCATCGTGACAGACACGTTTGAAAAACATATGGAAGTTTTAAACGAGGTTTTTAGTAGGTTAATAAAAGCGGGGTTAAAAGTAGGTAGGGAAAAATGTCATTTCGTTAGGTCGTCGTTAAAATTTCTGGGCTATGTTGTAGACAAAAACGGTCTGCACATGGACCCAGAAAAGGTAGAAAGTATGTTAAATATTCCATCGCCAAAAAGTAGTAAACAAGTTAGAAGTTTTCTCGGTACGGTATCCTGGTATAGGAGATTTATGCCGAACTTTGCGAGTTTAGTAAAACCGTTGACCGATCTTCTGAAGAAGGATAAAAAGTTTGTTTGGAGTAGGGAATGTGAAGAGAGCTTTAGAAAAGCAAAAGAATGTTTAGTTGCGGCACCTATCCTGACATGTCCGGATTTTTCGAAGCCTTTTGTCGTTCAGACAGATGCTTCTGATTTCCGGATTGGGGCAGTTTTAACACAAGATTTTGAAGAGGGAGAGAAGGTGGTCTGCTATTTGAGCAGATCACTAAATAGAAATGAGAGAAACTATTCCACGGCAGAAAAAGAGTGTTTAGCAGTTCTGTGGGCAATATAGAAGTTAAGGCCATATCTGGATAGGGTGAGATTCCAGGTGATTACCGACCATCATTCTTCGATACAGTTGAGCAAATTGAAGGATCCAGCGGGTAGGCTGGCTAGATGGGCTGTACGTATGCAGCAGTTTGAGTTCGACATTGTGCATAGGAAGGGAAAAGATCATGTGGTGCCTGATATGCTTTCTAGGAGTGTACCGGTTTTAGCTGGGATTTCAGAACCCATAACTGATCCATGGATAGGGAAAATGATAGGAGAGGTGGAAAAGAAACCGTTGTCTTTTCCATCCTGGAGAGTGGAAGGGGGAAAGTTGTTCAAGTTTGTAAAGGCAAACCATATAGTAGTAAATGATACCAATTGTGAGTGGAAAATAGTAGTACCCAAAAACGATAGGAAAAAGATTTTAGAAGGAAATCATGACCATCCGTTAGCAGGGCATATGGGGGTAAGAAAAACTTTTGGTAGGATTGTAAGATATGTCAAAGCGTGAAACCGATTAACGAGAAACCGGCTGGGTTGATGACGGAAAGGAAAGGGGTATCCAATCCTTGGGAGATGTTGTGTGTGGACCTAGTTGGTTCACTTCCTAAATCGAGTAGgggttttgtttatattctgaCTGTCGTGGATTATTTTACGAAATTCCCTTTGTTGTTCCCCTTAAGGTCTGCAACGGCTAAATCTGTTTGTTAAGAGTTGGAAGACAATGTCTTCTTGTTGTTCGGCGTACCCAAATTCGTAATCTGTGATAATGGTCCCAAATTCAAAAGCAAAGAGTTGAAGTCTTTGTGTGACAGCTACGGttcgaaaattaaatttacggCGCATTACCACTCCAGGCTAATCCGGCAGAGAGGATTAATCAAATCATCAAAACCACACTTAGGGCTTATGTTTCAGATAACCATAGGGCTTGGGATACGCAGTTGGCGAAAGTTGCGTGCAGTATACGCACGGCCCAGCACGATGTGTTAGGTGTATCGCCGTACTACGCAAATTTTGGTCGAGGAATGGTGACTTTTGGAGGCGAGTTAGGGGCGAAAATACGGTTGATACAAGGGAACAGTTTAGAAAGCTTAGGGAAGATATAGGGAGAAGATTAGAGTCGGCAACCAAAAAGGCGGCGAAAACATATAACCTTCGTAGGAGAGATGTACAGTACCTATCTCCCGAACGAATTGGTTTGGCGACGAAATCTTACCCTGTCAGAAGCAGCGAATTACTCTGCGAAACTAGCTCCTAAGTTTGTGGGCCCGTTTCTAGTTAAGAAACGATTATCACCATGGACATATACTTTGGTTGATGAGAGAGGTACGGATCGAGGTACCTGGACTGTAAGGGATTTGAAACCTTAATGTGATGACCCTGTAAATTAGCGGATGAGCTGCGCTAAGAGACATTGAGAGCCTTTGGGCTCGATGATATATTTTACTCTCGCTGTGAGCGATTGAGATTAAGTTGTTTTGTATTTGGTAGTGTGTGTTTTTATCATTGTGTTGTTTTACCTTTTTCACatcctttgtattttttttttttactttgctttCTTTTCTGAAAGCCAGTTTTCACTCCTCGGTAGGTAAGGGTGTGATTTGTTACGGTTAAATTCACCGCAATAAAAACCATTCTTAATACCTTTATTCGGACTATGTTCTTTTGATCATAGTCAAACTCTCGATATCTGTTTTCCCCTCCATCCCAACCATTCCCATTTTTCGACCCTCATTTCAGTCCGTCGTCCTCAGGTTTTTTTTAGAGTTACCCGGAGAGGATGACAAAGCAGGTACCCTTATTTGGATTTTGGATAGTCGTGCTGAGCCAGCGGACGGGCTGGAGACTCACACGAAATTATAACATTGATGAACCGATGAAATAGAGCGAGACAGAGCTCTTAACCATATAACGCAACAGTTGAAACAACCAGAGACATAAACACACACTTTACTTTTAAAAGGATTTTTAATATATCACAACACATTTTCATCATTTATTAGTATGGCTTAGAGCCCACcctaaatttaataattttacatTAATAAACATTGCCCGTAGAAAAAGAATGGAGTGCTAAACGCTCTACCCTTAATTCCCCCAAATCTGCGCAAAGGTCCACCGAACGTAGTTTTCGCGTTGTTAGTTTTGTTTGAGTATTTTCCTTCCTTCTTCATTTCtcgaaaatggttttataaggGTTGGGTCATTTGGGATATGCTTCTTCTTCGACACACTTTCAAAATTAATACATAGTAGAGTAACTGGGAGAATGCCCAGCATAATTATTTTCagctttttattctttttgctttctttttcttttcttaaaattgtagtttttgaAAAGTCTAAATCCGGCCATAGATTCGCCAAGTTTTGGGACAGTTCCAATAACTTGTGGAATCCATACAGTATGTGTGTGAGTGTGAGAGGTTCGTTGGAATTCGATCTCGGAGTGGCACCGTAGCTGAATTCCACGAAATTATGAGTGAGAGAGAGTGTATGTGTGAGTGGAAGTGGGGTCGAAGAAGACTAGAGGCTTATCATGACCAACCACTTTTTGGTTGACTACGAAAGCCGATACAAGTAAAGAATTTTGAGAAGCGAGaaagaaattaagaagtttAAGAAGCTGCAAataaaagtttagtttttttgatattaagaaagtgctagttttttttgttagcagTTTTGAAGGTGTgtggaaaattaaaaaggagtttGGATATTCGCCAGGACGGGGCGAAgaaaatatttggaaaaattGAAGAGAAGGGAAGAAGAAAGGAAAATCCGGAAggggattttgataaaaagataaGTAGagtgtttttgatttattcgtttgatttaaaattgtggTCTATTTTAATTCGGTTGGCCTTTGTCTTCGTTTTGTTTTATCCCGATAATTTGCGGGACTCGTGACCCTCTATAAagtagttttcttattttccgTTTTCTTTCAGGACCGAGTGATAGCGGTCCATTCTTACGGTCTCTGCTATTTTGTCTTTTGCTTTGTTCCATATTTTCACTTCATAACTTTtactttgatttttaagattgttcaaaacaatcaccaacatttcttatttaaaattgtatttatattttgtttaaaaaaattcagagTTTTAGCCCAGGCACTGCCAAGGTTtctctgatttttaaaaataaaattcttaaattccCCATTAGGGaaataaatcattttgttttcattcaaattactTTGAAGAAACATTTCAGTTCCGGTTTTGGTAAACAACCCATAAATAAAGTTTCCTGGCGCCCACCCTCAGCGTAAGTACGCCCCTGTACTTACCTACCTTCGATTTACCTTTTTTATTACATCCATTTAGCGtacataccttttttttatattcgaatttgcatacattgtttttttttatcaagcacAAATTTGTATAACCCACGACCCAACTGACTAGCCGGTGAGCTGCATCATTGTTGCAGTTGTTGTTGCGATATTTTCTTTTGTCTGTCTTATCTCTCTCTCATTTTCGTTCGATTTTTGACATTTCGTCACAATCGAAATTTTCCTTCGCGGTGTCGGTTGcacattttctttatttaattcgttTGTTGATAAAAGTTATAAATTGGATTCGAATAATCCCAAGTCGCGGTTTTTAAGTAAAACTATTCGTCATCATAATCTTCCTAAATCTAATTCGCGAAATATTGCAACAATTTTGGCGCCCATACGTGTGTTTGGCACAAAAAGAAATccctggaaaaaaaaattaaatttttttgcataggTACCTATCTACCTCTGGCATATTAATTTAACCCCAATCGTGTTTGAAAACaagtgtttgttgttttgtggTGGAATAAAttgttgcttttttatttttatttagttgtgtttttattctaaagtttttttttatccctaggttgattttaaattcttatttGGAAGTGTTTTGGTTACACAAAAAGAGAGGCAGCAGTTCATATACCATTattgggtaattttttgtttcggtGGTGAAGATTGAAGAAGCTGCGCGGCTTGCCTACCCGACGCCGACATACCGGTGGGCCATCAGATCttggttgttttgttgttgtggaGAAGGTGcaatatttttgcaaatttaaagGAAAAGGAGTAAGATCATTTCAATTTACCTACAAacatattcttttttatttatttttatttgctcttTACAAAAATCCAttctatattattattttactagctgacccggcagacttcgttccaccttttctaatatttatttctaGTTCTTGACTCAGTACCTTTTCCAATATTAACAAAAATCCGGTCACAACAACAAATGTAGTGTTAATAAAGAAGAATGAAGCGTTTTGTTATAAATTAAAGTAAACTTTATTTaagttaataaattattattgaattaaTCCCTGAGCGCAATAGAGTGCACAATATTTTTAGTTAGTCCGTCTGTAGCCAATACAAATAAACTTGATGGTTTTCCCACGCGAGAACATGCCACATTAAGTTGTCCATGGGAAAAGCAAGGCGTACCTAAATCTAAGCCACAAACGGATAACGTTTGGCCTTGTGACTTATTGATAGTCATTGCGAATGCCAATCTAATTGGgaattgaattcttttgaaatcaATTGGTACATCTGTGGGAATCATAGGGATTCGTGGCAGCAATACATTTTCGCCTCTGAACTTGCCATTCAAAATGCTGGCTTCGATAAcgtttttcattaattttttaattaccaaTCTTGTGCCATTGCAAAGCCGTGTTGGGTTTAAATTTCTTAGTAAAATAACCGGAGATCCaactttcaattttaaatgGTGCGGTGGCATGCCTGGCATATCCAATGAATTCAGAAACTCATTCGGATAATTCACAGCTTCGTTTGGATCGCAAACGGTATCGACAGATTTATATGAGACCAGGTCCCCTGGCAACAACTCTTGTATCTTTGAATTTAATTCATTCACGTCCACATTTTTTGCTGCCAAAATCGCTCTTTCTGACAGCCACTCCAGATTTTTGTATTGTGTTTGTACATCGGGAAATATGTGGTGGATAAGAGTATTTTGCGTATTAATGATTGTGCAGAAATCCGGCTGTAATTTTATGCATCCCGTATTTTCATGTACAGGAACTTTGCCATTGCCAATATCTAAtagttgttttgaaaaaatttcggCGTATGTATCCTGAAGCATTTGAACGCGCATGTTCACTGTGAGTTGTACTTTTTCAACATAACGCCAAAGTCGCGAAGATTTCAAGCATGCGTCTATTTCATCAGCATATGTTGAGCGTGGAATAACGGGAAGTGTTTGTCGAAAATCACCTGAAAGGAGTAACAGAGTGCCGCCAAATAgtttgccgttgttttttatatCCTTTAATGTTCTATCCAATGCTTCAAGCGAATGTTTGTGTGCCATAGTACATTCATCCCAAATGATAATTTTACACTGTTTTAGCACAGTGGCCATGGACGATTGTTTTTTTATGTTGCAGACTGCATCtgcattattttgaatatttaatggCAGCTTAAATGCTGAATGAGCAGTTCTGCTTCCGTCTTACAACGTGGCCGCTATGCCAGATGATGCAACGGCCAATGCGATGCCATTTTTGGATCGTATTTCGGCAAAAAGTAGTGATATAAGGAACGTTTTGCCAGTTCCACCTGGTGCATCCAAAAAAAAGAATCCTCCTTGGTcgtaaattgttttttgctCATCATTTAGTAAAGGAACATTGCGAGTAACAATTCCAGCCACTTCTACAGTATCATATTGTAGTTCACGATTCATATCTGTATTGATTAAATCAGACGCCCTTCGATTTGTTGAAATCATACCGAAATGAGTGATTGGTAAACTCGCAATTACAATGCAATGATCCTCGATAGCAATCAATGCTTCATTATACATTGTGTCACTGAATGATATCGTTAAATCGTTGCACCTTATACGATGTCGATATAATATATCATCAGTCATTGAATCTTTGTGGTTATCCCACAACATTTGTGCTCGGGCCGGGAAACATGTAGTCAGTACTATAGCAAATAGTAGACGAATTTGTTTTGCTGAGCAGTTTAATGCTGCTTCAGTTAGCATACTGACCCATTGATTGTCGTCTTCTAGCAAGCCTAGTGCAAGGCATACATCTTTATACGTTGGATACTGTTGTCCATTCCATCTTGAAATGACAACGGTCCGGTAACATTAACCAATAACATTCGCAGATAAAAGCACTCTGTGTGCCTTGGATTGACTGTATATACACGACCCAGAGTATTTGATTTGAATAAACCGGAGCATGCAGCAACTGGTGTGCCTTGCTTGCGGGGCATCCATTTTTTTGATTGAGCCCATGTAAAATAGCGTGGTACCTCTGAATAGAATTACCATAAAGATTGTATTTGGCTTACCTTTCACATTAATAAAACACTTATATTTACTAAACCGTTTTGCAcaga
Proteins encoded in this region:
- the LOC129905225 gene encoding ATP-dependent DNA helicase PIF1-like, encoding MATVLKQCKIIIWDECTMAHKHSLEALDRTLKDIKNNGKLFGGTLLLLSGDFRQTLPVIPRSTYADEIDACLKSSRLWRYVEKVQLTVNMRVQMLQDTYAEIFSKQLLDIGNGKVPVHENTGCIKLQPDFCTIINTQNTLIHHIFPDVQTQYKNLEWLSERAILAAKNVDVNELNSKIQELLPGDLVSYKSVDTVCDPNEAVNYPNEFLNSLDMPGMPPHHLKLKVGSPVILLRNLNPTRLCNGTRLVIKKLMKNVIEASILNGKFRGENVLLPRIPMIPTDVPIDFKRIQFPIRLAFAMTINKSQGQTLSVCGLDLGTPCFSHGQLNVACSRVGKPSSLFVLATDGLTKNIVHSIALRD